A window of Tautonia plasticadhaerens contains these coding sequences:
- the rpsQ gene encoding 30S ribosomal protein S17 has translation MSQPTPTNPAETSPTPRPRGRRKVEIGTVTSDKMDKTRRVEVSRLVPHPKYGKYQKRRTICYVHDEQNDTRVGDLVEIMESRPLSKQKRWRLVRILRKAPAHEEADARAAAGAQEPPAPGPAAE, from the coding sequence ATGAGCCAGCCGACGCCGACCAACCCGGCCGAGACCTCGCCCACGCCGCGGCCCCGAGGCCGTCGCAAGGTCGAGATCGGGACGGTCACCTCCGACAAGATGGACAAGACCCGACGGGTCGAGGTCTCCCGCCTCGTCCCGCATCCGAAGTACGGCAAGTACCAGAAGCGCCGGACGATCTGCTACGTCCACGACGAGCAGAACGATACCCGGGTCGGCGACCTGGTCGAGATCATGGAGAGCCGGCCGCTCTCGAAGCAGAAGCGTTGGCGGCTGGTCCGGATCCTCCGCAAGGCCCCCGCCCACGAGGAGGCCGACGCCCGGGCCGCCGCCGGGGCCCAGGAGCCGCCGGCCCCGGGCCCGGCCGCCGAATGA
- the rplN gene encoding 50S ribosomal protein L14, protein MIQMQTRLDVADNSGAKEVMCFKVLGGSASRYKRRTAGVGDVFIGSVKKAAPGADVKAGEVVRCVVVRTRFKTRRADGSYVRFDKNACVLISKENEPRGTRIFGAIARELREKQFMKIISLASEVV, encoded by the coding sequence ATGATCCAGATGCAGACCCGGCTCGATGTGGCCGACAACTCCGGGGCCAAGGAAGTCATGTGCTTCAAGGTCCTCGGCGGCAGCGCCTCCCGCTACAAGAGGCGGACCGCCGGCGTGGGAGACGTGTTCATCGGCAGCGTGAAGAAGGCCGCCCCCGGCGCCGACGTGAAGGCCGGCGAGGTGGTCCGCTGCGTCGTCGTCCGCACCCGCTTCAAGACCCGACGCGCCGACGGCTCCTACGTCCGCTTCGACAAGAACGCCTGCGTGCTGATCTCCAAGGAGAACGAGCCCCGCGGCACCCGGATCTTCGGCGCCATCGCCCGGGAGCTGCGCGAGAAGCAGTTCATGAAGATCATCAGCCTGGCGTCCGAGGTGGTCTGA
- the rplX gene encoding 50S ribosomal protein L24, whose amino-acid sequence MKVRSNDEVVVITGDDKGTRAKVLKVLPERGKVVVEGVNLVYKHVKPNQRNPQGGRLSKEMPVDVSNVMLFCPTCNGPARVGRRILDNGQKERHCKRCDSGLGTLGPPKPTRAKTQG is encoded by the coding sequence ATGAAGGTCCGCAGCAACGACGAGGTCGTCGTCATCACCGGAGACGACAAGGGCACCCGGGCCAAGGTGCTCAAGGTCCTGCCCGAGCGGGGCAAGGTCGTCGTCGAGGGGGTCAACCTCGTCTACAAGCACGTCAAGCCCAATCAGCGCAACCCCCAGGGCGGCCGCCTCTCCAAGGAGATGCCGGTCGACGTCTCCAACGTCATGCTCTTCTGCCCGACCTGCAATGGCCCGGCCCGGGTCGGCCGCCGCATCCTCGACAACGGCCAGAAGGAGCGGCACTGCAAGCGTTGCGACTCCGGCCTCGGCACCCTCGGCCCCCCCAAGCCCACCCGGGCGAAGACGCAGGGCTGA
- the rplE gene encoding 50S ribosomal protein L5, giving the protein MARLFEEYQKTIGPELAKKYGITNVMAVPKIEKVVLNMGVGRATQDKTILDTAVDTMGRVAGQKPVITKAKTSIAGFRLREGNEIGCKVTLRGMKMYEFLDRLINLVLPRIRDFRGVNPNSFDGNGNYTLGLSEQVVFPEIEADKITHTLGMDITIVTTTRNDDQARELLRAFGMPYRKPGSQRAG; this is encoded by the coding sequence ATGGCCCGCCTGTTCGAAGAATACCAGAAGACCATCGGCCCCGAGCTCGCCAAGAAGTACGGGATCACCAACGTCATGGCGGTGCCCAAGATCGAGAAGGTCGTCCTGAACATGGGCGTCGGTCGCGCCACGCAGGACAAGACGATCCTCGACACCGCCGTCGACACCATGGGGCGCGTCGCCGGCCAGAAGCCGGTGATCACCAAGGCCAAGACCTCGATCGCCGGCTTCCGCCTCCGCGAGGGGAACGAGATCGGCTGCAAGGTCACCCTCCGCGGCATGAAGATGTATGAGTTCCTCGACCGGCTGATCAACCTGGTGCTGCCCCGCATCCGCGACTTCCGGGGGGTCAACCCCAACAGCTTCGACGGCAACGGCAACTACACCCTCGGCCTGTCCGAGCAGGTGGTCTTCCCCGAGATCGAGGCCGACAAGATCACTCACACGCTGGGGATGGACATCACCATCGTCACCACCACCCGCAACGACGACCAGGCCCGCGAACTGCTCCGGGCCTTCGGCATGCCCTACCGCAAGCCCGGCTCGCAGCGGGCCGGCTGA
- the rpsH gene encoding 30S ribosomal protein S8 encodes MMTDPIADMLTRIRNAVRIEKPFVDMPHSNEKRGIAQALKEEGYIWDFEEIDTVPARTLRLNLKYGPNGEKVISKIDRVSKPGRRIYSGYRELKPVQGGMGIHVLSTPKGIVSDRRARAEKVGGEVLALVY; translated from the coding sequence ATGATGACCGACCCGATCGCCGACATGCTGACCCGGATCCGCAACGCCGTGCGGATCGAGAAGCCGTTCGTCGACATGCCGCACTCCAACGAGAAGCGCGGCATCGCCCAGGCCCTCAAGGAGGAGGGGTACATCTGGGACTTCGAGGAGATCGACACCGTCCCGGCCCGCACCCTCCGCTTGAACCTGAAGTACGGCCCCAACGGCGAAAAGGTCATCTCGAAGATCGACCGCGTCAGCAAGCCCGGGCGCCGCATCTACAGCGGCTACCGGGAGCTGAAGCCGGTGCAGGGCGGCATGGGCATCCACGTCCTCAGCACCCCCAAGGGCATCGTCAGCGACCGCCGAGCCCGGGCCGAGAAGGTCGGCGGCGAGGTGCTGGCCCTGGTCTACTGA
- the rplF gene encoding 50S ribosomal protein L6 codes for MSRIGRLPIPVPDAVKISLADTTIKVEGPKGSLSFTFREEMRVRHDADAKQILVERPDDERTSKALHGLTRTLINNMIKGVTEGYSKRLEIVGVGYQAQLKGPNTVNLQVGYANQVQVQAPEGVTVTVPDATHIQVTGADKQAVGEFAARVRRVRPPEPYKGKGIRYEGEQVRRKSGKAFGK; via the coding sequence ATGTCCCGAATCGGTCGCCTGCCGATCCCCGTGCCCGACGCCGTGAAGATCTCCCTGGCCGACACCACCATCAAGGTCGAGGGGCCCAAGGGCTCGCTCTCCTTCACCTTCCGCGAGGAGATGCGGGTCCGCCACGACGCCGACGCCAAGCAGATCCTCGTCGAGCGGCCCGACGACGAGCGCACCAGCAAGGCCCTCCACGGCCTGACCCGAACCCTGATCAACAACATGATCAAGGGCGTCACCGAGGGCTACTCCAAGCGCCTGGAGATCGTCGGCGTCGGCTACCAGGCCCAGCTCAAGGGGCCCAACACGGTCAACCTCCAGGTCGGCTACGCCAACCAGGTGCAGGTGCAGGCGCCCGAGGGGGTGACCGTCACCGTCCCCGACGCCACCCACATCCAGGTCACCGGGGCCGACAAGCAGGCCGTCGGCGAGTTCGCCGCCCGGGTCCGCCGCGTCCGGCCGCCCGAGCCCTACAAGGGCAAGGGCATCCGCTACGAGGGCGAGCAGGTCCGCCGCAAGTCGGGCAAGGCGTTCGGCAAGTAA
- the rplR gene encoding 50S ribosomal protein L18, with product MKGKNQRLHVQGQRLRRQRHVRKKLHGSAERPRLAIFRSSKHIYAQIINDDSATTLASAGTVEPSFRQESGYGGNKAAAAVVGKLVAERAKAAGIDKVCFDRRSYKYHGRIQALADAAREAGLEF from the coding sequence GTGAAGGGCAAGAACCAACGGTTGCACGTCCAGGGGCAGCGGCTCCGCCGTCAGCGGCACGTCCGCAAGAAGCTGCACGGCTCGGCCGAGCGGCCCAGGCTGGCGATCTTCCGCAGCTCGAAGCATATTTACGCGCAGATCATCAACGACGACTCGGCGACGACCCTCGCCTCGGCCGGCACCGTCGAGCCGAGCTTCCGCCAGGAGAGCGGCTACGGCGGCAACAAGGCCGCCGCCGCGGTCGTCGGGAAGCTCGTCGCCGAGCGCGCCAAGGCCGCCGGTATTGACAAGGTCTGCTTCGACCGCCGAAGCTACAAGTATCACGGCCGCATCCAGGCCCTGGCCGACGCCGCCCGCGAGGCCGGCCTGGAATTCTGA
- the rpsE gene encoding 30S ribosomal protein S5, with protein MVSSDSRDRGEWTESVVAIRRCAAVVKGGRRFSFNALVVVGNGKGQVAWGYGKANEVPPAVEKGVKDAHKRMCRVQTRRGTIPHQVIGRYGAAKVIMLPASPGTGVIAGGAVRAVVQAAGITDILTKSIGSANKLNLVKAAINGLEQLRTKEEVARLRGVEL; from the coding sequence ATGGTGTCCAGCGACAGTCGAGATCGCGGCGAGTGGACCGAGAGCGTCGTGGCCATCCGCCGTTGCGCCGCGGTGGTCAAGGGTGGCCGCCGATTCAGCTTCAACGCCCTGGTGGTCGTCGGCAACGGCAAGGGCCAGGTGGCCTGGGGCTACGGCAAGGCAAACGAGGTCCCGCCGGCGGTGGAGAAGGGCGTCAAGGACGCCCACAAGCGGATGTGCCGGGTCCAGACCCGGCGCGGCACCATCCCGCACCAGGTGATCGGCCGCTACGGCGCCGCCAAGGTCATCATGCTCCCGGCCAGCCCCGGCACCGGCGTCATCGCCGGGGGCGCCGTCCGGGCCGTGGTCCAGGCCGCCGGCATCACCGACATCCTGACCAAGAGCATCGGCTCGGCCAACAAGCTCAACCTGGTCAAGGCCGCCATCAACGGCCTGGAGCAGCTCCGCACGAAGGAAGAAGTCGCCCGGCTCCGTGGCGTCGAACTTTGA
- the rplO gene encoding 50S ribosomal protein L15, with the protein MQIHDVHEGIQKHKKRKRIGRGVGSGHGKTSTKGHKGHSSRQGYKQHPLMEGGQMPIVRRVPIRGFSNGRFKKDFAILNLELLEAFFDSGATVDEAVLRAKGLVKGRHDDGLKILGDGTLTKALTVKAQKFSKTAAEKIAAAGGSIEVVG; encoded by the coding sequence ATGCAGATCCACGACGTCCACGAAGGAATCCAGAAGCACAAGAAGCGCAAGCGGATCGGCCGCGGCGTCGGCTCCGGCCACGGCAAGACCAGCACCAAGGGACACAAGGGCCACTCCTCCCGCCAGGGCTACAAGCAGCACCCCCTGATGGAAGGCGGCCAGATGCCGATCGTCCGCCGGGTGCCGATCCGGGGCTTCTCCAACGGCCGGTTCAAGAAGGACTTCGCCATCCTCAACCTCGAGCTGCTCGAGGCCTTCTTCGACTCTGGCGCCACCGTCGACGAGGCCGTCCTCCGGGCTAAGGGCCTGGTCAAGGGCCGCCACGACGACGGCCTGAAGATCCTCGGCGACGGCACCCTGACCAAGGCCCTCACCGTCAAGGCCCAGAAGTTCTCCAAGACCGCCGCCGAGAAGATCGCCGCCGCCGGCGGCTCGATCGAGGTCGTCGGCTGA